Proteins encoded by one window of Bauldia sp.:
- the sdhD gene encoding succinate dehydrogenase, hydrophobic membrane anchor protein produces the protein MRTPLSRVRHLGSAHEGTEHFWSQRLTGVANAILSTAVVLILAYAVGRPFADVRDLIGAPFVAPLFILLFVSVAIHMRIGMQVIVEDYVHNEGTKLILLGASTLFSIAVAAVAIIAVLKLAVGV, from the coding sequence ATGCGCACGCCGCTCTCCCGCGTCCGCCACCTCGGCTCCGCCCACGAGGGCACCGAGCATTTCTGGAGCCAGCGCCTGACCGGCGTCGCGAACGCGATCCTGTCGACCGCGGTGGTGCTGATCCTGGCCTATGCAGTGGGTCGGCCCTTCGCGGACGTGCGCGACCTGATCGGCGCGCCGTTCGTGGCGCCGCTGTTCATCCTTCTCTTCGTGTCGGTCGCGATCCATATGCGTATCGGCATGCAGGTGATCGTCGAGGACTACGTGCACAACGAAGGCACCAAGCTGATCCTGCTCGGCGCCAGCACCCTGTTTTCCATCGCGGTCGCGGCGGTGGCGATCATCGCCGTTCTGAAACTCGCGGTCGGAGTCTAG
- the sdhC gene encoding succinate dehydrogenase, cytochrome b556 subunit produces MSSADIKANRPLSPHLQIYRWTMTMAMSIAQRITGIGLYFGTLLLAWWLVALAAGPGPFAFANWVLGSWLGLIVLFGYSWALIHHMLGGFRHFVWDFGYGLGKPARDRIAWANLIGSIVFTLLLWAIALWLRS; encoded by the coding sequence ATGTCGAGCGCCGACATCAAGGCGAACCGGCCGTTATCGCCGCACCTTCAGATCTACCGCTGGACGATGACGATGGCGATGTCGATCGCCCAGCGCATCACCGGCATCGGCCTCTATTTCGGCACGCTGCTGCTGGCGTGGTGGCTGGTGGCGCTCGCCGCCGGGCCAGGGCCGTTCGCTTTCGCCAACTGGGTGCTGGGCTCCTGGCTCGGGCTGATCGTGCTGTTCGGCTATTCGTGGGCGCTGATCCACCACATGCTGGGCGGCTTCCGCCATTTCGTCTGGGATTTCGGCTACGGTCTCGGCAAGCCGGCGCGCGACCGGATCGCGTGGGCCAATCTCATCGGCTCCATCGTGTTTACGCTCCTGCTCTGGGCGATCGCCCTCTGGCTGAGGTCGTAG
- the leuB gene encoding 3-isopropylmalate dehydrogenase, whose product MPTHHLLLLPGDGIGPEVMAEVKRVLAFLDIEGGDTFETETDLVGGCAYDAHGKAVSEETMRKALAADAVLFGAVGGPKWDGVPYDVRPEAGLLRLRKDLELFANLRPAIVYPALADSSSLKRELVENLDILIVRELTGGVYFGQPKTITDIGNGQKRAIDTQVYDTYEIERIARVAFDLAKTRRNKVTSMEKRNVMKSGVLWHEVVTATHKREYPGVTLEHMLADAGGMQLVRAPKQFDVIVTDNLFGDMLSDVAAMLTGSLGMLPSASLGAPDAKTGKRRALYEPVHGSAPDIAGKGIANPIAMLASLAMALRYSFGKGETADRLEKAISAVLDKGFRTADIWTEGTEKVGTVAMGDAILAELGRE is encoded by the coding sequence ATGCCTACCCATCATCTCCTCCTCCTTCCCGGCGACGGCATCGGGCCGGAGGTCATGGCCGAGGTGAAGCGCGTGCTCGCCTTCCTCGACATCGAGGGCGGCGACACGTTCGAGACCGAGACCGATCTGGTCGGCGGCTGCGCTTACGACGCGCACGGCAAGGCGGTGTCTGAGGAGACGATGCGGAAGGCGCTCGCCGCCGACGCGGTCCTCTTCGGCGCCGTCGGCGGGCCGAAGTGGGACGGCGTGCCGTATGACGTGCGGCCCGAGGCCGGACTCCTGCGCCTGCGCAAGGACCTCGAGCTGTTCGCCAACCTCAGGCCCGCGATCGTCTATCCGGCGCTCGCCGATTCATCGTCGCTGAAGCGCGAGCTGGTCGAGAATCTCGACATCCTGATCGTCCGGGAATTGACCGGCGGCGTTTACTTCGGCCAGCCGAAGACGATCACCGACATCGGCAACGGCCAGAAGCGCGCCATCGACACGCAGGTCTACGACACCTACGAGATCGAGCGCATCGCGCGCGTCGCCTTCGATCTGGCCAAGACGCGGCGCAACAAGGTGACGTCGATGGAGAAGCGCAACGTCATGAAATCCGGCGTGCTGTGGCACGAGGTCGTGACGGCGACCCACAAGCGCGAATATCCGGGCGTGACGCTGGAGCACATGCTCGCCGACGCCGGCGGCATGCAGCTCGTGCGCGCGCCCAAGCAGTTCGACGTCATCGTCACCGACAATCTTTTCGGCGACATGCTCTCCGACGTCGCCGCGATGCTGACGGGCTCGCTCGGCATGCTGCCCTCGGCATCGCTGGGCGCGCCGGACGCCAAGACCGGCAAGCGCCGCGCGCTCTACGAGCCGGTGCACGGCTCGGCGCCCGACATCGCCGGCAAGGGCATCGCCAACCCGATCGCGATGCTTGCCTCCTTGGCGATGGCGCTCCGCTATTCCTTCGGCAAAGGCGAGACCGCCGACCGGCTGGAGAAGGCGATCTCCGCCGTGCTCGACAAGGGCTTCAGGACCGCCGACATCTGGACCGAAGGCACCGAGAAGGTCGGCACCGTGGCGATGGGCGACGCGATCCTCGCGGAACTCGGGCGCGAATGA
- a CDS encoding Nramp family divalent metal transporter encodes MREETAAGPGGAAPEGWRFTGNRASLPEVNSTVRVPPAGAFWFRRLLAFVGPGYMVSVGYMDPGNWATDLAGGSKFGYTLLTVIMISNLMAILLQALAARLGIATGRDLAQACRDAFPRPVNFVLYIACELAIIACDLAEVIGTAIALQLLFHIPLLYGALITAADAFLLLLLMNRGFRFLEAFIIALLVVIAGCFLIQIIAAQPPVAALLAGFIPRPEIVTNPEMLYIAMGIIGATVMPHNLYLHSSIVQTRAYERTETGKRDAIRWATVDSTVALMLALFVNAAILVVAAATFHTSGHADVEEIGQAYQLLSPLLGLGIASTLFAVALLASGLNSTVTATLAGQIVMEGFLHIRLPHWARRLLTRALAIVPVVVVTALYGESGTARLLVLSQVILSMQLPFAVIPLVSFVTSKRKMGTFAIGTPVAVLAWSVAAIIVGLNVKLLYDTFAG; translated from the coding sequence ATGCGGGAAGAGACGGCAGCGGGACCGGGAGGCGCGGCACCTGAGGGGTGGCGCTTCACGGGCAACCGCGCCAGCCTGCCCGAGGTCAACTCGACCGTCCGCGTGCCGCCGGCCGGCGCGTTCTGGTTCCGCCGGCTGCTCGCCTTCGTCGGGCCGGGCTACATGGTCTCGGTCGGCTACATGGACCCGGGCAACTGGGCGACCGACCTCGCCGGCGGCTCCAAGTTCGGCTACACGCTGCTCACCGTCATCATGATCTCCAACCTGATGGCGATCCTCCTGCAGGCGCTCGCCGCGCGCCTCGGCATCGCCACGGGCAGGGACCTCGCGCAGGCGTGCCGCGACGCCTTCCCGCGGCCGGTGAATTTCGTCCTCTACATCGCGTGCGAACTGGCGATCATCGCGTGCGATCTCGCCGAGGTGATCGGCACCGCGATCGCGCTGCAGCTTCTCTTCCACATTCCGCTGCTCTACGGCGCGCTGATCACCGCCGCCGACGCGTTCCTGCTTCTCCTGCTGATGAACCGCGGCTTCCGTTTCCTGGAAGCTTTCATCATCGCGCTGCTCGTCGTCATCGCCGGCTGCTTCCTGATCCAGATCATCGCGGCGCAGCCGCCGGTCGCGGCGCTGCTCGCCGGCTTCATTCCGCGCCCCGAGATCGTGACCAATCCCGAGATGCTCTACATCGCGATGGGCATCATCGGCGCCACGGTGATGCCGCATAACCTCTACCTGCACTCGTCGATCGTGCAGACGCGCGCCTACGAGCGCACGGAGACGGGCAAGCGCGACGCGATCAGGTGGGCGACGGTCGATTCAACCGTCGCGCTGATGCTGGCGCTGTTCGTCAATGCCGCGATTCTGGTGGTCGCCGCGGCGACGTTCCATACCAGCGGCCACGCCGATGTCGAGGAGATCGGCCAGGCGTATCAGTTGCTGTCGCCGCTGCTCGGCCTCGGCATCGCCTCGACGCTGTTCGCCGTGGCGCTGCTCGCCTCCGGCCTCAACTCGACGGTTACGGCGACGCTCGCGGGGCAGATCGTGATGGAAGGTTTCCTGCACATCCGCCTGCCGCACTGGGCGCGGCGGCTGCTGACGCGGGCGCTGGCGATTGTGCCGGTGGTGGTCGTCACGGCGCTCTACGGCGAGAGCGGCACGGCGCGGCTGCTGGTGCTGTCGCAGGTCATCCTGTCGATGCAGCTTCCATTCGCGGTGATCCCGCTGGTCAGCTTCGTCACCAGCAAGCGCAAGATGGGGACGTTCGCGATCGGGACGCCGGTGGCGGTGCTGGCGTGGAGCGTGGCCGCGATCATCGTCGGCCTCAACGTCAAGCTGCTCTACGACACCTTCGCCGGCTGA
- a CDS encoding aspartate-semialdehyde dehydrogenase — protein MGFKVAVVGATGNVGREMLATLDERGFPADEVVALASRRSQGTEVSYGDSVLKVKTLDNYDFSDTDIALMSAGGAVSKEWSPKIAADGCIVIDNSSAWRYDADVPLIVPEVNADAIVGFRKKNIIANPNCSTAQLVVALKPLHDRAKIKRVVVATYQSVSGAGKEAADELFTQTRAIFVSDPVEYKKFPKRIAFNVIPQIDVFLDDGFTKEEWKMVVETKKILDPKIKLVATCVRVPVFIGHSEAVAIEFENPITADEARDILREAPGCLVIDKREPGGYITPVEAAGEDATYISRIREDPTVDNGLMLWVVSDNLRKGAALNAVQIAEVLVNRKLIKPKQKAA, from the coding sequence ATGGGTTTCAAGGTCGCGGTCGTAGGCGCCACCGGCAACGTCGGGCGCGAGATGCTCGCCACGCTGGACGAGCGCGGCTTCCCCGCCGACGAGGTCGTGGCGCTCGCCTCGCGCCGCAGCCAGGGGACGGAAGTCTCCTACGGCGACAGCGTGCTGAAGGTGAAGACGCTCGACAACTATGACTTCTCCGACACCGACATCGCCCTGATGTCGGCGGGCGGCGCCGTCTCCAAGGAATGGTCGCCGAAGATCGCCGCCGACGGCTGCATCGTCATCGATAATTCCTCGGCCTGGCGCTACGACGCCGACGTGCCGCTGATCGTGCCCGAGGTCAACGCCGACGCGATCGTCGGCTTCCGCAAGAAGAACATCATAGCCAACCCGAACTGCTCGACGGCGCAGCTCGTCGTCGCGCTGAAGCCGCTGCACGACCGCGCCAAGATCAAGCGCGTCGTCGTCGCCACCTACCAGTCGGTGTCCGGTGCCGGCAAGGAAGCGGCGGACGAATTGTTCACGCAGACGCGCGCGATCTTCGTCTCCGATCCGGTCGAGTACAAGAAGTTCCCCAAGCGCATCGCCTTCAACGTCATCCCGCAGATCGACGTCTTCCTCGACGACGGCTTCACCAAGGAAGAATGGAAGATGGTGGTCGAGACCAAGAAGATCCTCGACCCGAAGATCAAGCTGGTCGCGACCTGCGTGCGCGTGCCGGTGTTCATCGGCCACTCCGAGGCGGTGGCGATCGAGTTCGAGAATCCGATCACCGCCGACGAGGCCCGCGACATTCTACGCGAGGCGCCCGGCTGCCTGGTCATCGATAAGCGCGAGCCCGGCGGCTACATCACGCCGGTGGAAGCCGCCGGCGAGGATGCGACCTACATCAGCCGCATCCGCGAAGACCCGACCGTCGACAACGGCCTGATGCTGTGGGTGGTCTCCGATAACCTGCGCAAGGGCGCGGCGCTGAACGCGGTGCAGATCGCCGAGGTGCTGGTCAACCGCAAGCTGATCAAGCCGAAGCAGAAGGCGGCGTAA
- a CDS encoding GtrA family protein, translating into MATTSGARHWGGFILSGGTAFVADSGITLMLAHFGLNRFVARLLGIAVAMVVAWLMHRRVTFAMDAGASWTEFLRFAAVAASANALNFVIYSLLLLAFPALATLVAIVIATAIATVASYLGFRLGVFREPPPVV; encoded by the coding sequence ATGGCAACCACGAGCGGCGCCCGCCACTGGGGAGGCTTCATCCTCTCCGGCGGCACCGCGTTCGTGGCCGATTCCGGCATCACGCTGATGCTCGCCCACTTCGGCCTCAACCGTTTCGTCGCGCGCCTGCTCGGCATCGCGGTGGCGATGGTCGTCGCCTGGCTGATGCACCGCCGCGTCACTTTCGCCATGGACGCCGGCGCCTCGTGGACCGAGTTCCTGCGCTTCGCGGCCGTGGCTGCCAGCGCCAACGCGCTGAACTTCGTGATCTACAGCCTGCTGCTGCTGGCGTTTCCGGCGCTGGCGACGCTGGTCGCCATCGTCATCGCGACGGCGATAGCCACGGTCGCCTCCTACCTTGGCTTCCGCCTCGGCGTGTTCCGCGAGCCTCCGCCGGTGGTGTAG
- a CDS encoding OmpP1/FadL family transporter, which yields MTNRRTTGLLLAAGLFSLAATAAHAGGLERGGYDIDPLFDATRVTGFVSETFVMPERRLNNVVDTNNIDGIGTTGTGGGATDGVHESPAYTVPKMGIKLGLGDHVDCLADYSQPWGAHLDPGNGWAGLNSNIETRIDSDNYAATCSYRMTFGKGQARIIGGLFYQEVSGFKVRQVVPDSTVIGNGTGRLDLAGHGVGWRIGAAYEIPEIALRASVLYNSKVDLGNITGMLDISEVNGSPLIPIFGNQAMPQTLELKAQSGIAKDWLAFGSVKWVDWSTFQIVSFCSQAIMGTRPCTFGDVAKLASLDFLYRDGWTLSGGVAHKFSDLWSAQASLAWDRGTTTGLSSRTDMWTLSAGASFTPRADMELRLGGALGILTAGSVGAEAEADGTLHGTDVSYSFGNDLIAALSTSFKIKF from the coding sequence ATGACCAACCGGCGCACAACCGGGCTGCTGCTTGCGGCCGGCCTGTTCTCGCTTGCCGCGACCGCGGCCCACGCCGGCGGGCTGGAGCGCGGCGGCTACGACATCGACCCGCTGTTCGACGCCACCAGGGTCACCGGATTCGTCTCCGAAACCTTCGTCATGCCCGAGCGCCGGCTGAACAACGTCGTCGACACCAACAACATCGACGGCATCGGCACCACCGGCACCGGCGGCGGCGCCACCGACGGGGTCCACGAGTCGCCCGCCTACACCGTGCCGAAAATGGGCATCAAGCTGGGCCTCGGCGACCACGTGGATTGCCTCGCCGACTACTCGCAGCCGTGGGGCGCGCATCTCGATCCGGGCAACGGCTGGGCCGGCCTCAACAGCAACATCGAGACGCGGATCGACAGCGACAACTACGCCGCGACCTGCTCGTACCGCATGACCTTCGGCAAGGGTCAGGCCCGCATCATCGGCGGCCTGTTCTATCAGGAAGTCTCCGGCTTCAAGGTCCGCCAGGTAGTGCCGGACAGCACTGTCATCGGCAACGGCACGGGCCGCCTCGATCTCGCCGGCCACGGCGTCGGTTGGCGCATCGGCGCTGCCTACGAGATTCCCGAAATCGCGCTCCGCGCCAGCGTCCTCTACAACAGCAAGGTCGATCTCGGTAACATCACCGGCATGCTCGACATCAGCGAGGTGAACGGCTCGCCGCTCATCCCGATCTTCGGCAATCAGGCGATGCCGCAGACGCTGGAGCTCAAGGCGCAGTCGGGTATCGCCAAGGACTGGCTGGCCTTCGGCTCGGTCAAATGGGTCGACTGGAGCACGTTTCAGATCGTCTCCTTCTGCTCGCAGGCGATCATGGGCACGCGGCCCTGCACCTTCGGCGACGTCGCCAAACTGGCCTCGCTCGACTTTCTCTATCGCGACGGCTGGACGCTCTCCGGCGGCGTCGCGCACAAGTTCAGCGACCTGTGGAGCGCGCAGGCGTCGCTTGCCTGGGACCGCGGCACGACCACCGGCCTCTCGTCGCGCACCGATATGTGGACGCTGTCGGCCGGCGCCAGCTTCACGCCGCGCGCCGACATGGAACTCCGCCTCGGCGGCGCGCTCGGCATCCTCACCGCCGGCTCGGTCGGCGCCGAAGCCGAAGCCGACGGCACCCTGCACGGTACCGACGTCAGCTACAGCTTCGGTAACGACCTGATCGCGGCACTGTCGACGTCGTTCAAGATCAAGTTCTAG
- a CDS encoding PfkB family carbohydrate kinase — translation MPKSAVIVVNSLVARGAIGGRASVFALERLGFPVWSVPTVVLPWHPGHGRASRIAPDNAGFGALLADLGKAKWLGEVGALLAGYFGTIDQVAAAAELMRTLKAGNAAALFLCDPNIGDYYGLFQPEAMVVALRDLAMPLADIATPNRYELGWLTGMPIGDNAALIAAARKLGPREVLVTSAHAADGEIGTLLVTAEGTHLAVHRSIADEPHGTGDLFAALYLAHRLDGVRPEAALERATSAVLRLVALAADTGADEMPLAAGQEAFLAAPAGVTVTRL, via the coding sequence GTGCCGAAATCTGCCGTCATCGTCGTCAACAGCCTCGTCGCGCGCGGCGCCATCGGCGGCCGGGCGTCGGTCTTTGCCCTTGAGCGGCTGGGCTTCCCGGTCTGGTCGGTGCCGACCGTGGTCCTGCCATGGCATCCGGGCCACGGCCGCGCCAGCCGCATCGCGCCCGATAACGCCGGCTTCGGCGCGCTGCTCGCCGACCTCGGCAAGGCGAAATGGCTGGGCGAAGTCGGCGCGCTGCTGGCGGGATATTTTGGGACGATCGATCAGGTGGCGGCGGCCGCCGAACTCATGCGCACCCTGAAGGCCGGAAACGCGGCGGCGCTGTTCCTGTGCGACCCGAACATCGGCGACTACTACGGCCTGTTCCAGCCGGAGGCGATGGTGGTCGCGCTCCGCGATCTCGCGATGCCGCTCGCCGACATCGCGACGCCCAACCGCTACGAGCTCGGCTGGCTGACCGGCATGCCGATCGGCGACAACGCGGCGCTCATCGCGGCGGCGCGCAAGCTCGGGCCGCGCGAGGTGCTGGTGACTTCGGCGCACGCCGCGGACGGCGAGATCGGGACGCTGCTGGTCACGGCGGAGGGGACGCATCTGGCGGTCCACCGCAGCATTGCCGACGAGCCGCACGGCACCGGCGATCTGTTCGCCGCGCTCTACCTCGCGCACCGGCTCGATGGCGTCAGGCCGGAAGCCGCGCTGGAGCGGGCAACCTCCGCGGTGCTGCGACTGGTCGCGCTCGCTGCCGATACCGGCGCCGACGAGATGCCGCTGGCGGCGGGGCAGGAAGCCTTCCTGGCCGCGCCCGCCGGGGTGACGGTAACCCGCCTCTAG
- a CDS encoding CoA ester lyase, whose translation MPASLRPRRSALYVPGANARAVAKAKTVPADVIIFDLEDSVSTANKERAREAVAQAVAEMVNGAREIVVRVNGLDTPWIARDVAAMVAAKPNALLLPKIARTDDIRRARAAISAASPPKDMSLWVMIETPAAILNAAAIAAIASLPPPAITGFVIGTNDLAAELGVPPRPGRAALLPHLSQALLAARAHGLTILDGTFNDIDDRKGLKAECVQGREMGMDGKTLIHPSQVPIANDAYAPDEEELIWARKIVAAFAEPDNSGVEVLALAGRMVERLHERSAKRMIAMAEAIKAMEADTAEPKARRK comes from the coding sequence ATGCCTGCCAGCCTGCGCCCCCGCCGGAGCGCACTTTACGTCCCCGGCGCGAACGCGCGCGCCGTCGCCAAGGCGAAGACGGTGCCGGCCGACGTCATCATCTTCGACCTCGAGGATTCGGTCTCGACCGCCAACAAGGAGCGCGCCCGCGAGGCCGTCGCCCAGGCGGTCGCCGAGATGGTCAACGGGGCGCGCGAGATCGTGGTGCGCGTCAACGGCCTCGACACGCCGTGGATCGCCCGCGACGTCGCCGCGATGGTGGCCGCCAAACCGAACGCGCTGCTCCTGCCCAAGATCGCCCGCACCGACGACATCCGCCGCGCCCGCGCCGCGATCAGCGCCGCATCGCCGCCGAAGGACATGAGCCTGTGGGTGATGATCGAGACGCCCGCCGCGATCCTCAACGCCGCCGCGATCGCCGCCATCGCTTCGCTGCCGCCGCCGGCGATCACCGGCTTCGTCATCGGCACCAACGACCTCGCCGCCGAGCTCGGCGTGCCGCCGCGCCCGGGGCGCGCCGCGCTGCTGCCGCACCTGTCGCAGGCGCTGCTCGCCGCCCGCGCCCACGGCCTGACCATCCTCGACGGCACCTTCAACGACATCGACGACCGCAAGGGCCTGAAGGCGGAGTGCGTGCAGGGCCGCGAGATGGGCATGGACGGGAAGACATTGATCCACCCCTCGCAGGTGCCGATCGCCAACGACGCCTACGCGCCGGACGAGGAAGAATTGATCTGGGCGCGGAAGATCGTCGCGGCCTTCGCCGAGCCCGACAATTCCGGCGTCGAGGTGCTGGCGCTGGCCGGACGGATGGTCGAGCGGCTGCACGAACGCTCGGCCAAGCGCATGATCGCGATGGCGGAGGCGATCAAGGCGATGGAGGCGGATACGGCGGAGCCGAAGGCGCGGCGGAAGTAG
- the leuD gene encoding 3-isopropylmalate dehydratase small subunit, with product MEKFTTLTAVAAPLNMINVDTDMIIPKDYLKTIERTGLGKGLFAELRYNDDGSPNPDFVLNKPAYKTAKIIVAGDNFGCGSSREHAPWALLDYGIRSVISTEFGDIFYNNAFKNGILPIKVSKEDLDKLMDDAQRGANATLSIDLEAQEVRGPDGGVVHFEIDAFKKHCLLNGLDEVGLTLEKTERISAFEKAAAVERPWV from the coding sequence ATGGAAAAGTTCACCACGCTCACCGCCGTCGCGGCGCCGCTCAATATGATCAACGTCGATACCGACATGATCATTCCAAAGGACTACCTGAAGACGATCGAGCGCACCGGCCTCGGCAAGGGTCTCTTCGCGGAGCTGCGCTACAACGACGATGGCTCGCCCAACCCGGATTTCGTGCTGAACAAGCCGGCCTACAAGACGGCGAAGATCATCGTCGCCGGCGACAACTTCGGCTGCGGCTCGTCGCGCGAGCATGCGCCGTGGGCGCTGCTCGACTACGGCATCCGCTCGGTGATCTCGACCGAGTTCGGCGACATCTTCTACAACAACGCCTTCAAGAACGGCATCCTGCCGATCAAGGTGTCGAAGGAAGATCTCGACAAGCTGATGGACGACGCACAGCGCGGCGCCAACGCGACCTTGTCGATCGATCTCGAGGCGCAGGAAGTGCGCGGGCCGGACGGCGGCGTGGTGCATTTCGAGATCGACGCGTTCAAGAAGCATTGCCTGTTGAACGGGCTCGACGAGGTCGGGCTGACGCTGGAGAAGACGGAGCGGATCTCGGCGTTCGAGAAGGCGGCGGCGGTCGAGCGGCCCTGGGTGTGA
- the deoD gene encoding purine-nucleoside phosphorylase codes for MTPHIEAKAGDYAEAVLLPGDPLRAKWVAETFLEAPRLVNKVRNCLGYTGTYKGKPVSVQATGMGQPSLGIYVHELINTYDVKRLIRIGTCGALVPKVKLRDVVIASTASTSSAMNRDVFGQFNFAPAADFGLLRAAVEAAETRHLHWHVGGIVSIDVFYHPDGVKVYDTLAAHGVLGVEMETAALYTLAARFGRRALTVCAVSDSLVTREEIDPEARQTSLREMAELALTVATGA; via the coding sequence GTGACACCCCATATCGAGGCGAAAGCCGGCGACTATGCCGAGGCGGTGCTGCTGCCCGGCGATCCGCTGCGCGCCAAGTGGGTGGCCGAGACGTTCCTGGAGGCGCCGCGCCTGGTCAACAAGGTGCGCAACTGCCTGGGCTATACCGGCACGTACAAGGGCAAGCCGGTGAGCGTGCAGGCGACCGGCATGGGCCAGCCCTCGCTCGGCATCTACGTCCACGAATTGATCAACACGTATGACGTCAAGCGGCTGATCCGCATCGGCACGTGCGGCGCGCTCGTGCCCAAGGTGAAGCTCCGCGACGTCGTCATTGCGTCCACCGCCTCGACCAGCTCGGCGATGAACCGCGACGTCTTCGGCCAGTTTAATTTCGCCCCCGCCGCCGATTTCGGCCTGCTGCGCGCCGCGGTGGAGGCGGCCGAGACGCGGCATCTGCACTGGCACGTCGGCGGTATCGTCTCGATCGACGTGTTCTACCATCCGGACGGCGTCAAGGTTTACGACACCCTCGCCGCACACGGCGTGCTGGGCGTCGAGATGGAGACGGCGGCGCTCTACACGCTCGCCGCCCGCTTCGGCCGCCGCGCGCTCACCGTCTGCGCCGTGTCGGACTCGCTCGTCACCCGCGAGGAGATCGATCCCGAGGCGCGGCAGACATCGCTCCGCGAGATGGCCGAACTGGCGCTGACGGTGGCGACCGGCGCCTAG
- a CDS encoding metallopeptidase family protein, which produces MPISPTDLAPSLDDIEAIARDAFAALPDTFRTLVGEVPIRVTEFPEEDVLTDLGIESEFDILGLFQGVGMAHHGATAQTGEMPNMIWLYRRPILDYWAEHEETLGAVVSHVLIHEIGHHFGLSDDDMEAIEAEVG; this is translated from the coding sequence ATGCCGATCTCCCCCACTGACCTCGCCCCCTCCCTCGACGACATCGAGGCGATCGCGCGCGATGCTTTCGCGGCGCTGCCCGATACATTCCGCACCCTTGTCGGCGAGGTGCCGATCCGCGTCACCGAATTTCCCGAGGAGGACGTGCTCACCGACCTCGGCATCGAGTCGGAGTTCGACATCCTCGGCCTGTTTCAGGGTGTCGGCATGGCGCACCACGGCGCCACGGCGCAGACCGGCGAGATGCCGAACATGATCTGGCTCTACCGCCGGCCCATCCTCGACTACTGGGCGGAGCACGAGGAGACGCTCGGCGCCGTGGTCAGCCACGTGCTCATCCACGAGATCGGGCACCACTTCGGCCTGTCCGACGACGACATGGAGGCGATCGAGGCGGAGGTCGGCTAG